The genome window GAACTGGACCGTGGCCGGGGCATTCCCTGGAAGGGCAACTACTCCTCCTGGCTGGAACAGAAGCAAAAACGCCTTGCCACCGAGGAAAAATCCGAAGCCGAACGCCAGAAAACATTGCAGCGCGAGCTTGAATGGATCCGTATGGCGCCCAAGGGCCGCCACGCCAAGAGCAAGGCCCGCATCAACGCGTATGAGTCCATGCTCTCCTTCGAGGCCGAGCGCCGCGCGCCGGACCTGGAAATTTACATCCCGCCCGGACCGCGTCTGGGCAAGGTGGTCGTCGAGGCGGACAACGTATCCAAAGCCCTTGGCGACAAGCTGCTGATGGAAGGGCTGAACTGCCTGGTTCCGCCGGGCGCCATCGTGGGCATCATCGGCCCCAACGGCGCGGGCAAGTCCACCTTTTTCAAGATGATCGCGGGGCTTGAGAAGCCGGATTCCGGCACCCTCAAAGTCGGCGAAACCGTGAAACTGGCCTACGTGGACCAGAACCGCGAATCCCTCACCCCCGGCAAGACCGTGTACGAGATCATCAGCGGCGGGTACGACATGGTCAAGCTGGGCAACCGGGAAATCAACGCCCGGGCCTATTGCTCGCGGTTCAACTTCATGGGCGCGGACCAGCAGAAAAAAGTGGACGTGCTCTCCGGCGGGGAGCGCAACCGGCTGCACCTTGCGGTCATGCTCCAGTCCGGGGCCAACGTGCTGCTGCTCGACGAACCCACCAACGATCTGGATGTCAACACCATGCGCGCCCTGGAAGACGGCCTGGAAAACTTCGCGGGCACCGTTTTGGTCATCAGCCACGACCGCTGGTTCCTGGACAGGATCGCCACCCACATCCTGGCCTTTGAGGGCGACTCCAAAGTCGACTTCTTCGACGGCAACTACACCGAATACGAAGAAGATCGCAAAAAACGCCTCGGCAAGGAAGCGGACCAGCCCCACCGCGTAAAATTCCGCAAACTGACGAGAGATTAAGACGAATCGGGGGAGGGAACCAACAGGGCTTGAAGCCCTGATGGTTCCCTCCCCCGTACCCCCTCCCTCCTTTACCCGCGATTTTGGTATGTTACGGAAAATACCATGCAGACCGTCGCCGACCGCATCATTGCCTTCAACACATCCCTGGAATTCACCGCACCCCTGCCGCCGGGAGATACGGCGCAACACAGGCTGTTCTTTCAAAAAAATAATACGTTCATGTACAACGCAAGTATGCTATAGACAGTACTCCATCGTTCTCAAAACAAGGAGCTGACCATGGCAGACCTCGTCATCATTTCCCATTCCGGCTACGGCCACACCCAAAAACAGGCTGACGCCGTTCTTGAGGGCGTGAAAAGCGTGCCCGGCGTCACCGTAAAAGCCATCGCCATCGATAAGGACGGCAAAGTCCCGGAAACCGCCTGGGACGATCTGGCGGCAGCCGACGGGATCATCTTCGGCGCGCCCACGTATATGGGCGGCCCGAGCTGGCAGTTCAAGAAGTTCGCGGACGCGTCCTCCAAAGTCTGGACGCCCGCGACCTGGCAGGACAAAATCGCCGCCGGGTTCACCAATTCCGCGTCCATCAACGGCGACAAGCACTCCACCATCGCCTACCTGATAACCCTGGCCATGCAGCACGGCATGCTCTGGGTGGGTACCGGCATGAAGCCCTCCAACACGCTCGCCGCCCAGCGCAACGACGTCAACTGGCTGGGCGCGTATGCCGGGCTGATGGCCCAGTCCCCGTCGGACAGCAGCCCGGCCCAGGGCCCCCTGCCCGGCGACCTGGAAACCGCCCGGCTTTTCGGCAAGCGCGTGGCCGAACTGGTCAGCCGCCTGAGCGCGAAGTAACACCGCAAACCCCGTGGGATAGCGTCGGCTATGCGCCACAGTAAAAACGCGTAACGGCGGGCAAAGCCCGACAAAGCCCGCCGTTACGCGTTTTGTGAGAAGGGTTACATCCTAGCGCAACGCGTCTTCCACCGCCGCAAGCGCCTTTTGCATCAGGATGGGATCGGCCTGCGTGCCCATGTGGCCCAGGCGGAAGACCTTGCCCGCCATGGGGCCGAAGCTGCCGGAAACGATCAGGCCGCGCTCTCGCAGCGCCTGCCGCCACGCGGGCCAGGTGTACTTTTCCGGCACCATGGCGGCCGTGACCGTGGGCGCGCTGACCGCGTCCGGGCGCGGGAAGACCGGCACGCCGATGCGCGCCAGCCCCTCGCGGCACTGTTTCGCCACGATCGCGTGCCGGGCGAAGGCCGCTTCCAGCCCTTCCCGCAACAGCGCGTCCGCCGCCGCGTGCAATGCGGCCACGCCGTGCCAGCTCGGGGTGTAGGGGCAGCGCCCGTCCTTGTAAATGGTTTTGAACGGCAGAATGGCGTCGTAGCCCTGGTAGTTGACGTTCGCCATGATGTCCCAGGCCGTGGGGCTCACGGATACGATGCTCATGGTGGGCGGCGCGGACAGGCATTTTTGCGAGCCCGCCATGACCAGATCGATGTTCCAGGCTTTGGCGTCGATAGAGGCCCCGCCCAGGCTCGCCACGGCGTCCACGCACAAAAGCGGCACGCCGAGGCGCTGTTTCATCGCCCCGAGTTCCGCCAGCGGGTTCAGGGTGCCGGAAGGCGTTTCGCAGTGCACGGCGGTTATCATGACCGGACGGCATCGTTTGATGGCGGCCTCGATCTGCGCCAGGCTGTCGCCGTTGCCGATGGTGGAATCGTACGGCAGGGAAACCTTGGTCACCTTGCAGCCCATGGATTCGGCCATGTCCGCCATGCCGTCGCCAAAGACCCCGGTACCCACGGTCAGGACGGCATCGCCCCGTTTGAGGCAGCTTTTCAACGCGCCCCAGAGCGCGAGCATGCCTTCCCCGGTCATGAGCACCACGTCGTCGTCCGTGCCCAT of uncultured delta proteobacterium contains these proteins:
- a CDS encoding hypothetical protein (Evidence 5 : No homology to any previously reported sequences); its protein translation is MQTVADRIIAFNTSLEFTAPLPPGDTAQHRLFFQKNNTFMYNASML
- a CDS encoding Serine-pyruvate transaminase, with product MSKPVSMYAPIPMVAGPVTLHPDVIEAIARDYGSGQIEPDFLPLYKETAGKLAGLMGTDDDVVLMTGEGMLALWGALKSCLKRGDAVLTVGTGVFGDGMADMAESMGCKVTKVSLPYDSTIGNGDSLAQIEAAIKRCRPVMITAVHCETPSGTLNPLAELGAMKQRLGVPLLCVDAVASLGGASIDAKAWNIDLVMAGSQKCLSAPPTMSIVSVSPTAWDIMANVNYQGYDAILPFKTIYKDGRCPYTPSWHGVAALHAAADALLREGLEAAFARHAIVAKQCREGLARIGVPVFPRPDAVSAPTVTAAMVPEKYTWPAWRQALRERGLIVSGSFGPMAGKVFRLGHMGTQADPILMQKALAAVEDALR
- a CDS encoding Flavodoxin/nitric oxide synthase encodes the protein MADLVIISHSGYGHTQKQADAVLEGVKSVPGVTVKAIAIDKDGKVPETAWDDLAAADGIIFGAPTYMGGPSWQFKKFADASSKVWTPATWQDKIAAGFTNSASINGDKHSTIAYLITLAMQHGMLWVGTGMKPSNTLAAQRNDVNWLGAYAGLMAQSPSDSSPAQGPLPGDLETARLFGKRVAELVSRLSAK
- the yjjK gene encoding fused putative transporter subunits of ABC superfamily: ATP-binding components (Evidence 2b : Function of strongly homologous gene; Product type pt : putative transporter), whose product is MSNDAEKVIYSMYKVTKRHGQREVLKDITLGYFYGAKIGVLGLNGSGKSSLLKILAGVDTAFDGETSISPGYTIGYLEQEPLVDETRTVREVVEEGLGELVAIRDEYEAINAKFAEPMDPEEMDKLIERQGEVQELMDNKGIWDLDAKIEMAMDALRCPSGDTPVSVISGGERRRVALCRLLLQNPDILLLDEPTNHLDAESVAWLERFLQSFPGTVIAVTHDRYFLDNVAGWILELDRGRGIPWKGNYSSWLEQKQKRLATEEKSEAERQKTLQRELEWIRMAPKGRHAKSKARINAYESMLSFEAERRAPDLEIYIPPGPRLGKVVVEADNVSKALGDKLLMEGLNCLVPPGAIVGIIGPNGAGKSTFFKMIAGLEKPDSGTLKVGETVKLAYVDQNRESLTPGKTVYEIISGGYDMVKLGNREINARAYCSRFNFMGADQQKKVDVLSGGERNRLHLAVMLQSGANVLLLDEPTNDLDVNTMRALEDGLENFAGTVLVISHDRWFLDRIATHILAFEGDSKVDFFDGNYTEYEEDRKKRLGKEADQPHRVKFRKLTRD